A window of Bradyrhizobium sp. AZCC 1610 contains these coding sequences:
- a CDS encoding response regulator transcription factor, with protein MGHKRVVHVIDDESDVCEALKVLLHTAGMEARTYASAEEFLAEVRLTKPICLLVDVRLPGMSGLELVRQLQLGPVRPVVVMITGHGDVPLAVKAMRAGALHFLEKPFEPAELLQTLEEAHHRVCEIAAEEATYAAIEASYRSLTAREQEVMALLAEGMPTKLLATKLGISTRTAEHHRAAVLQKMGARTLSHLARMSMSLQGRSAPMRP; from the coding sequence ATGGGGCATAAGCGCGTCGTGCACGTCATCGACGATGAATCCGATGTCTGCGAAGCCCTCAAAGTGCTGTTGCATACGGCGGGGATGGAAGCGCGCACCTATGCCTCGGCCGAAGAGTTCCTCGCGGAAGTCAGGTTGACCAAGCCAATATGCCTGCTCGTCGATGTGCGCCTGCCCGGAATGAGCGGGCTTGAATTGGTGCGCCAACTGCAACTGGGGCCGGTCCGGCCGGTCGTAGTCATGATCACTGGCCACGGCGATGTGCCGCTTGCCGTCAAGGCCATGCGAGCGGGCGCATTGCACTTTCTTGAGAAGCCGTTCGAGCCGGCGGAACTCCTTCAGACCCTAGAGGAAGCACACCACCGCGTCTGCGAAATCGCTGCCGAGGAAGCAACGTATGCGGCTATTGAAGCCAGCTATCGGTCGCTCACGGCGCGCGAACAGGAGGTGATGGCGCTTCTGGCTGAAGGAATGCCGACGAAGCTGCTCGCTACAAAGCTCGGGATCAGCACAAGGACAGCCGAGCATCATCGCGCAGCTGTCCTGCAGAAGATGGGCGCGCGGACGCTGTCGCACCTGGCGCGCATGAGCATGAGCCTGCAGGGGCGGAGTGCACCTATGCGGCCGTAG
- a CDS encoding ATP-binding protein, whose translation MSLGDGGTALGDVVRRSNSAAAGLLRWSGSWPRELAPAQYALIGGIFTAAYLGLEWLTRVHELEGLGITLWNPVKALSLGLLLLKGVAYAPVLFLAALLVDLFIYGAAKSVASTVATSAVVALGYAALAAGLTRGLGFAVGRSDLRSVIALLVTVPAGTFVIACLYCGFLVWFDDLPARQYWEAVQHLWVGDTVGVIIILPVAMAASGSVQRLAETRPAVLLIDSGAFLAGVLIALWLIFSFEGAHEYHFFYLLFLPVSWIAMRTGFVGAAAGVCVVHLLLLALISWGGYPASTFMGYQLLVLALVFNGLLLGAVVDERRRSDELLREQHAEVVRMTRHATAGAMGVSLAHQISQPLSNVAMYLHVGRQLLADKPADPTSIAESLEKATSQLRHAKDILERLRDFVSRGTLRPAPTDLGALTRKVVALAGDDARAHGVSVRLEAASVPPVTVDALQLEQSLINVINNAIDAAAEAGRLPGCVTVRVAALDKGVRIEIEDNGPGVSDVVAKHLFEPFVTTKPSGMGLGLALSRELIGAHGGTIDWERIRPDGGARFTIELPLSPEVGHGA comes from the coding sequence TTGTCGCTTGGCGACGGAGGAACTGCATTGGGCGACGTCGTCCGCAGATCAAATAGCGCGGCTGCGGGCTTGTTGCGCTGGAGTGGCAGCTGGCCGCGCGAACTTGCGCCGGCGCAGTACGCCCTGATCGGCGGCATCTTCACTGCCGCCTATCTCGGGCTCGAATGGCTCACGCGCGTCCATGAACTCGAAGGCCTCGGCATCACGCTGTGGAATCCGGTGAAGGCGCTGAGCCTCGGCCTGTTGCTGCTCAAAGGCGTCGCTTATGCGCCGGTGCTGTTCCTGGCAGCGTTGCTGGTCGATCTCTTCATCTACGGGGCGGCTAAGAGCGTCGCTTCTACTGTTGCCACGAGCGCGGTTGTTGCGCTCGGTTATGCGGCGCTCGCCGCAGGTCTCACGCGAGGCCTCGGCTTTGCGGTTGGACGGTCCGACCTGCGCAGTGTGATTGCGCTGCTGGTGACGGTGCCGGCAGGGACATTCGTCATAGCCTGCCTCTATTGCGGCTTTCTCGTGTGGTTCGACGATCTGCCGGCGAGGCAGTATTGGGAAGCGGTGCAGCATCTTTGGGTCGGAGACACCGTCGGTGTCATCATCATCCTCCCCGTTGCCATGGCCGCGTCCGGGTCAGTTCAGCGTCTGGCTGAGACAAGACCCGCGGTACTGCTGATCGACTCAGGGGCCTTTCTGGCGGGGGTCCTGATCGCGTTGTGGCTGATCTTCTCCTTCGAGGGAGCCCACGAATACCATTTCTTCTATCTGCTGTTCCTCCCGGTGAGCTGGATCGCGATGCGCACCGGGTTCGTGGGAGCGGCAGCTGGCGTATGTGTCGTCCATCTGCTGCTGTTGGCTCTCATCAGTTGGGGTGGCTATCCCGCGAGCACTTTCATGGGCTACCAGCTCTTGGTGCTGGCGCTCGTGTTCAACGGGTTGTTGCTCGGCGCCGTCGTCGACGAGCGCCGCAGATCGGATGAGCTCCTGCGCGAGCAGCATGCCGAGGTGGTGCGCATGACAAGGCATGCGACGGCCGGTGCGATGGGCGTTTCATTGGCGCACCAAATCAGCCAGCCGCTGTCGAACGTGGCCATGTACCTTCACGTCGGCCGGCAGCTTTTGGCCGACAAGCCTGCCGACCCGACGTCGATTGCGGAGTCGCTTGAAAAGGCAACAAGTCAGCTGCGGCACGCGAAAGACATCCTCGAGCGTCTGCGGGATTTCGTCTCGCGTGGGACGCTTAGGCCAGCTCCCACTGACCTCGGTGCCCTGACGCGGAAGGTGGTGGCCCTAGCCGGGGATGATGCAAGGGCGCACGGCGTATCGGTGCGGCTTGAGGCTGCGTCCGTCCCGCCGGTCACCGTTGACGCGCTTCAGCTCGAGCAAAGCCTGATCAACGTGATCAACAACGCCATCGACGCCGCCGCGGAAGCGGGCCGATTGCCCGGCTGCGTCACCGTTCGCGTGGCGGCCCTAGACAAAGGGGTGCGGATCGAGATCGAGGACAATGGGCCAGGCGTGTCCGATGTTGTGGCCAAACACCTGTTCGAGCCGTTCGTCACGACAAAGCCGAGCGGTATGGGGCTCGGCTTGGCGCTATCGCGCGAGCTGATTGGCGCGCATGGAGGGACGATCGATTGGGAGCGCATCCGGCCAGATGGGGGCGCGCGGTTCACGATCGAGCTTCCCTTGAGCCCAGAGGTTGGCCATGGGGCATAA